A genomic segment from Vanessa cardui chromosome 30, ilVanCard2.1, whole genome shotgun sequence encodes:
- the LOC124542177 gene encoding uncharacterized protein LOC124542177 — MGSRSDVYVISLDAVDVNLLPTSYKYGQGKVVPIWTKSNLDLRNNDYYEFEIRSNENIQSDKKNTAIEYMTCHICDLDVPRVYLNEHKESFIHKFNTKIADVALKRLQLYMTSNDDTTSEIDGNPSTYYCRECSMIVNLTDEISHKKSRPHKNSVVFERFLKDFLHLYTNDENVNNERNFKTENQIDNEFKIIDKKDLAHNKEIARKTTDTIVDKPRMNVKDYLTVLNSKYETETMFLKANCGDIEIEAMDGSIVRVCEESFHAFRKIGQKFIQCMLCKDIFDLASYNDHIMSDRHMKMVSLPLKDKHCVRQISESRRHCVVCNTIIDGTDIHTLCDTDHSDNLKNLLISDKINEIHNISDTNSESRVNDTVTPKLLYNDVLKSIPSNNSNANNVISNIEVNNTQSSSNEDTNRKRFCDACNVSISVKKIKKHESTMKHVLNTMSDNHYLLKIVDVNILRCKVCDVDVKNHYDDIDNHFSNADHVNRYDSLLNLNSIKRIDEMRFYCANCDVTILFKNEYLHVDSKEHKIKSQIEVKSVITENRKVGQIDEEIVPATVRVIVVPNVDRVEEATNFSKIVDSVENGKPVTNVNYTVEQKSVGNIIDRVANLSKALEPAANVSKIIKPDINAKKAVDIIKPVINDNKTVEPLPSSIDKVKEVETVVKPDANINKTVIKCNADDPNYYFCVICQVKVPNNYHNIKIHNEGRPHKKILDKLLGNIVKKPELNVANEDLKPVHYLLSATETAGVLHCVICKSDLTNSEGNIKNHLQDASHMTKYTTYLKENSLVIVDGDVYCAVCVVKLGKRCEISHCTGKKHISNMNA; from the exons ATGGGGTCAAGGAGTGATGTCTATGTCATATCTTTGGATGCTGTGGACGTAAATTTACTGCCGACAAGTTACAAGTACGGTCAGGGAAAAGTTGTTCCAATTTGGACGAAAAGCAACTTGGATCTGAGGAATAATGATTATTACGAATTCGAGATCagatcaaatgaaaatattcagtcag ataaaaaaaatactgcaaTTGAATATATGACGTGTCATATTTGTGACTTGGATGTACCGAGGGTGTACTTAAACGAACACAAGGAAAGCTTCATACacaaattcaatacaaaaatagcAGATGTCGCTTTAAAGCGCTTGCAATTATACATGAcgagtaacgacgataccacatcAGAAATCGATGGAAATCCATCAACGTATTATTGTCGAGAATGTTCCATGATAGTTAATCTTACAGATGAGATTTCTCATAAAAAATCAAGGCCCCATAAGAATTCAGTTGTATTCGAAAGATTTCTAAAGGATTTTCTTCATTTGTATACGAATGATGAAAACGTAAATAATGAACGAAATTTCAAAACTGAAAATCAAATAGAtaacgaatttaaaattatagataaaaaagatCTCGCACATAATAAAGAAATTGCAAGAAAAACCACAGATACAATCGTTGATAAACCTAGGATGAACGTAAAAGACTATTTAACggttttaaatagtaaatatgaaaCGGAAACGATGTTTTTAAAAGCGAATTGTGGTGACATCGAAATCGAAGCGATGGATGGTAGTATAGTTAGAGTTTGTGAGGAAAGTTTTCACGCTTTTAGGAAAATTGGGCAGAAATTCATCCAATGCATGTTGTGCAAGGATATTTTTGATTTGGCATCGTACAATGATCATATAATGAGCGACAGACACATGAAGATGGTGAGCCTACCGTTGAAAGACAAGCATTGTGTGCGGCAG atTAGTGAATCGCGGAGACACTGCGTGGTATGTAATACAATCATTGACGGTACAGATATACACACACTCTGTGACACAGATCACagtgacaatttaaaaaatctactaatatctgataaaataaatgaaattcataatataagtgATACAAATTCAGAATCTAGAGTAAACGATACAGTTACACCTAAACTTTTGTACAATGACGTTTTAAAAAGTATCCCTTCAAATAATTCAAATGCTAACAATGTAATATCTAACATTGAAGTAAATAATACACAATCAAGTAGTAATGAAGATACGAATAGGAAAAGATTCTGCGATGCGTGTAACGTATCAATAAgtgtaaagaaaattaaaaagcacGAAAGCACAATGAAGCATGTCCTCAATACGATGTCCGATAATCATTATTTGCTTAAAATCGTTGACGTCAATATTCTCCGATGTAAAGTCTGTGATGTTGACGTCAAAAATCATTACGACGATATCGATAATCATTTCAGTAACGCTGATCACGTTAACAGATACGATAGtctgttaaatttaaacagtATAAAAAGGATCGATGAAATGAGGTTTTACTGTGCCAATTGTGACGTTACTATCTTGTTTAAAAACGAATATTTACACGTGGATTCGAaagaacataaaattaaatctcaAATAGAAGTTAAGTCAGTGATTACAGAAAATCGTAAAGTTGGTCAAATAGATGAAGAGATTGTTCCAGCAACAGTTAGGGTAATTGTTGTACCAAACGTTGATAGGGTTGAAGAAGCAACgaattttagtaaaattgttGACTCTGTCGAGAATGGCAAACCAGttacaaatgtaaattatacaGTTGAACAGAAAAGTGTTGGTAACATTATCGATCGTGTTGCGAATCTGAGTAAGGCACTTGAACCAGCTGCAAATGTCAGTAAAATCATCAAACCAGATATCAATGCTAAAAAAGCTGTTGATATTATCAAACCAGTTATCAATGATAATAAAACCGTTGAGCCACTTCCAAGTAGTATCGATAAAGTGAAAGAAGTTGAAACGGTTGTCAAACCTgatgcaaatataaataaaacagttatcAAATGTAATGCAGACGATCCAAATTATTACTTCTGTGTCATCTGTCAAGTTAAAGTTCCGAACAACTATCATAATATCAAAATTCACAATGAAGGAAGACCTCACAAGAAGATTTTGGATAAATTATTAGGGAATATTGTCAAAAAACCTGAATTGAATGTAGCAAATGAGGATTTGAAGCCAGTTCATTATCTGTTATCAGCGACGGAAACTGCAGGTGTTTTGCATTGTGTTATTTGCAAATCAGATTTGACGAACAGTGAAGGGAATATCAAGAATCATTTGCAAGACGCTAGTCACATGACTAAATATACAACGTACTTGAAAGAAAATAGTTTGGTTATCGTCGACGGTGACGTCTACTGCGCTGTGTGCGTTGTTAAACTAGGTAAGCGGTGTGAAATATCGCATTGTACGGGTAAAAAGCATATTTCGAATATGAATGCTTAA